The genomic stretch tttaactGGTCATTTGACAGTTTCTATTGCACTTTGATCGAGTATTTTCATATTAAACAATCTCAAATATACACCTTTAATCATCTATCTATATATCTCATATCTTGCAAGTAATCCCTGCTCCAATACTATTATAGTATAACAAATTCTATAGCCTCCTCCCTAGGCTTTATTCTTGCGTCAGCCTTTATCTTTTccaaattgaatattttttacttatacTAAATAAGAAAAGTCTTGTATTCATAATGACATTGTTAActttaacttttttaaaaatctgaaattttaaGATTTCAAAATAAGCTTTTTCTGTTGCACTTTTTTTTCACTCAGCGATTATATCTGCAAGGATTCAATTATTATACAATTCAAATGCATCTTCAAAGACTTGATAATgatccacatttattcaatatcTCTTAAATATATATTTCTACCCTCTCCTGTACTGTCTTGCAAActcttgtttatctttttttatcacTTTTGCTTATCTACacaaaaatatatcaaaaagAAACTCCTTTTTATTGTGAGGAAATGAAATCCATATTTAgacttatattaaaaatttttctgtTGAAACATTGCCATTCCCACACTTTTATGATACAAcgaatattattttaatctaaTGCAAATTGATTTAACttctttcaaaattattttatctcTTCTATGTTCATGAATAATGCTCATTCACTATCAAATTTCTTGTCAAATTCATATTTAGACCTATGTAAATCTATATAAAATATGGTATATATATGCTATTTCATTGTATATCTtcagattattattattattactatttttctagtctaatattattaatatatatgcTAGTTGATTCCTACTCTGTCTTCATAAGTTAAAATATCACAATCATATAATTAGTTGTTCATGTAATAATTAACAGCGATGACATTCCAAGGCAATACGTTTAATACCAAAACACTAATACAAAACATAGACAATATGCAAAGCTTTCCAGCCTTAGTAGCTAACTAATGAAATCCAAATACATACCATGAGTTCAAAGTTTTCTACCAATTAAATTAGTGattcaaaataattaaagtaCAAAATACTTCTCAAACAGTCAATGTTCTTTATCCTCGGTTTGAATTTTTTGTCGTTTACATCCTTTCCTGCTGAATTTGTTAGTTGATAACTGGCCATCTTCATTAGTCTCATTCACAAATTGGGAGCCACACTTCAAGATGTTGGAAGTTCTTTTGAGTGGTGTTTTACACTTGAGGCTTGAAATAGATTCCTCCATAGCATCCTaaataaagatatatatatatatatatatatatatatatatatatatatataacagaCCATAAATACCAACAAATACATAATTTTTATGCAAACATATCATGAAAGCATaagctatttttgaaaaacaacgAATAATCCACCACATACCAAATTATACTCAGGATCACAATCATTCTTGAGATTAACATCCGCTGAAACATGCACCGAGTTGCTACACCCACCTTCCTATACAAAATCCACCATATTCCCTAGTTGTAGATTATAAGCATAATCTCAAATGAAAAGCAATATAAAATAGTTTAGCAAATAAAGAATAATTGGATATACGGTGTTAGTGGATGGTTCAGCTGATAGCACACTTTGCGTGTTCTTTTCAATAATCTCTTCATCATCACATATTTTCATCACAGTATAAATTTGGTCAAACTGTTTTATATTTGCAGACTTTACATTTATCTTAAGTAGTAATTTTCTGTCCATTATGTTATTGAGAGTGGGTGGATACTCATCATCACCCTCAGCCTGCACAAATATACTTTTCTCAGCCAAAATTGTTATATACTATTTTGACtaactattttaaatttagCAAGACGTACCTCAGTATCCCTAATTTGCTCTGCTCATTTACCGCACAACTGCACCATTTCTCTATCCCAAAGTAGTAGATTGATGCTTCCAGTACCATCATACACCATCACTTCAACCTTGAATCTGTTATTCATCCTCATCAAGAAGGGAACaaataacatataatttaaGTTAGCCatcattttctttgaatttgatTATATATTCATAATGAATTAACACTTATATGTTGAGAatagtttgtaaaaatatagcCATAATGTCACCTGAGTGCAGCACTTCCATGGGTGTGGCCACACTTGTCACACTCATATCTATTCCCAATGGGAGTATCCACTTTCTTTGGGCAGTTTCTACATGATTTGTAATACCAGTCTTTTTTACCAGCATTAATAGCAACAATGGTTCCAGTAATCCAAGTAGGTCCTTCCTACAAAAGATTAGTTTATGAAAAAAACTATATTCCTAAATCTTGAAAAGATTAGTTTATGAAAAAAACTATCTTCCTAAATCTTGAAAGTAGCATCACAGAGTGAAAGTATTTACCTTTTCACAGTTAAGCACTTGTTCAATAGTCTTTACTGCTATATCACCTTGTGTTAGTTCATCAACAGTAGACCATCTGCTTTGTGATGAGATCTGGCTAATCCTAACTGAAGTAGTTGCTGGTGCATCACTAAGCAACCTAGAACAGATTTACATAATGtatattttcttgtttaattattttattattagaaataatatatactCTTGTAACAAACGTATGGCTATACCAACCTGTTTTTAAAAGTCTCAATCTCTTTTAGCTGTGAGTTTATGTGAATCTTTGACACTTCAAAGTGGCTCTGTAGAGAAGTTTTTCCTACATTTTGACATGATGATATATGTTAGTCAAAAATATACTTAAACAGGTATTTTCATAACACATATTAATGTAAAACAATCATGCAGGATATACCATTCCACTGTATAGCCTTGAAGAATTGTAGCAGAACAATCACAGGTTCCACCGTTCCATCCTCAAGGTGTGGGAGTATTTGATCAACCATCTTTCCAAACAAAATGCAGTCAATCTTGTTGTGCCTACAAAGAAATACCAAATCAGATGAGaagtgccttccaagtgttttgCAGATGGAAAAAATCACCAAAAAAATGTAATCAAAGAATAGCAAAGGTAATGAATGTAGTACATACTCTAAGTCTTCCAAAACAATTACCATCCGTTTAGTCTCTTTTCCCTTTGTGGTAACCAAGTCTCTTGGGTCCTCCTTACCAACCACCTCCGCAATCACATCTTAAAAAAAAGGAGGAACATTAAAATGTGCTCTGAACTTTCCAACTGTATAAATAGATTAGGAGTGGAGCATACCAAACAAATCGCTCTAGTGAATCTTATCAGCGTTGAGAAGCTCAACTATGGTTCTGAATCTAAAGGCTTCCAACGGAAAGCTTGGTTCTTGAATCTGATTTACTGTTGTCCTATGTGAAAATGTCAATATCCACTGGCTTGGGATTGTTTGAGCTATTCTGGTGTTCTTCACAACAATAAAATTGTTCATGGCGTGCATTTGGAACTGAATAATCAAACCACTCCACTTTTGGACCAGCGCCTTAGGTATTGAAGCAATCATCCTATTTCCCTGgcattttacaaaaatataaaactgATATGAAGAAGATACTCtatgtaaatttttatttttttaaatgctCTACATATATAAAATGCTCACCTTACTATCTTGCAAGATCATCTCAATGCTTTGCACTTCTTTCTCATTAAATTTGCTTGGAAGTTCCCATATCCTGATGATATAAACTTTGAAACTCCACCAAAGCTTCTTTGTATTAATATCACCCAGGAAGTCATAAGACTCCGCCATCTTAATGAGATTTTTGTTTCTGTTAAACCAAATGATATACTCTCTCTTGCTCCCACCGGGaatctaatttttttgtgaACAAATAAAAATGGAGGCATgcgtgtatatatataaacacaTTTGAAAGAAGATGTTGACCGTTGGTAATTTTGTACTTTTACCCATTAGGTTTTGTGTTTGGTTCTCATTTAAATGCatttgagataaaaaaaaattgtatacgTGTCAACCATTGAAGTATGGCACTTGTCGCTTATTGGAACAACTACTGCTCTCCTTCTATATATAAAGGAGATAACACAAgattatgcattagtctaaagtcttatgcattttaaacataaaacattaacttatagtcttatatataatgactaataacacaaaatattaagaattacaatacttaaatttcacataataatagacatcatccatcactaataacataaaatattaattatgtatGATGACTGGACCACCGGGCCGATTTCGGGTGACCCGAGCTATGACCCGGACCCGACCCAAAATAATGACTGGGTCTATTTTTAAGACCCATACCCGACCCTAAACCCGATGAAATCACACTAAATTAGCCCCAAAAGTGTTCGGGACCGGGTCAGATCTTCGGGCCGGGCCGGGCCATGCACACCCCTATACCAAACTAGCGCAGTACATTTCTTCTCAGGAATATTGCagttttatataataaatttgtaCAAAAGGAGGTAATGTCATTTATTATGATACATGGGACTACAGAGTTAGTCAAAAGGAATAGCAATTTTGGATCAGAATAAAGAACAATTCttgaattctaaaaaaaaaacaactgaTTAGGATCAACATTTAACCCTGTAATACTTCTCAACTCTaaaaccaaaaaagaaaaataagacgGACCAAATTATGTAGCTGGAGCAAatttcttctttccttctctCTTTAGGGGAGTACCCTCTGTCCCCTTGATCATTCTCGATAAAATATCCGCTTGCTTTGTGTTCCCCTCTCGATTAAGGCTCTTGATCAGCTCATCACGGCTACTCCAATCTGTTCCGCTTCTTTTCTCCAAAATTTTACACAAGATGGAATATGCATTGAGAGTCTTCCCCACTGCCAAGAGAGCATCTAAAACCTTATCATAAATTGAAAAGCCTACAATATAGTCTCTCTCAAGAGCAAAATCAAACAGTTTGAGAGCAGCAATTGTCTTTTCTTTCTCACAAAGAACAGATAGTAGGTGGTCTAAATTAGGCTCGAATCCATTTTGATTCAGTAACTCGATACGGCCCAGTGCTTCTTCGACATGACCTCTCATGAGAAGAGCCTCCAAAATTTTAGAAACCAAATCCATATTCTCCTTGATTTCCTTCTCCACCATACATTTCATTACTCTGCTAGCCGTTTGGACCCTGCCATCTTCAAACAAACTCTCCATTACTGACCTAAAAAGAGTTGACTCCGGTACATGTCCACTTTCAAGCATGCTATCCAAAGCTGTCTTAGCATCAGCTGGTTCCCCTTTTCTCAGGTAACTCTCGATAAGTAACCTGTAGGAATCTGCATCTCTTGCAACCCCTCTCCTCCCCATGatctttaaaatttcaaaagcAGAATCAGGATTTCCTTCTTTCGAGTGCCCGTGGATCAGATTATTAAAAGAAACTGAATCCTGCACACCCTTTTTCATTAACTGGCGGAAAAACGTTTCTGCTTTAGCTGTCTGGCCATTTTCATAAAGATACTTAATCATCAGGTTATAAGCACTAGGTTCCATATCGAAAGAACTCTGCGGTCTCAAGATAATTTCCTTCTCAATTAACTTGTCCAACAATTTCACTGCCTTGTCATACACGTTGGCCTTGCAGAAATTCTCAATCAAGACACCGTAATGACCAGCCTCTGTCGGAATGCTCAACCTTATCATCCCTTTCAGCACATCCCCAGCTGCGTCCAAGTCACCGCACTCACACTGGCAACTCAGCAGTTTCATGAAGATGGAATTATCCTTGGGGGCAATATACCTATCCACCATCTCCCGCAACACATTCTTCGCCTCAGCTGCTTTCCCAGCATCAGAAAGCGCAGGCAACAGTGTAGTGAAGGTAACGGCATTCGGCTTAACACCACAAGACTTCATCTCCTCGAAAATCCTCGCGGCATCATCAACCCGCCCTGCCCCTACATACCCTTTCAACATAGTAGTATAACTAATCACATTGGGCACAGTATCTCCCCTCCCCTTCATCTCCGCAAACAACTTCTCCGCCTCATCAACATTCTTAAACCGGAAATACCCATTAATCATAGTGTTATAAGTAACAACATCAGGTAAAATATCCCTACTCTTCATTTCATCATAAAATCTAATTGCAGAATCCAATCTCAAAGACAAGAACATACCCCAAAGCAGCAAATGATAAGTATGCCGGGTAGGCTCGATGCCTTCCCGAAGCATAGCATTGTAGTACCTTTTCGCCATCATATACCGTCCGCGGCGGAGAATGACCTTGAAAAGCGCATCGTAGGACTTCACGGTGCGGTCGACGCCCAGCTCCTTCATCTTCTGGAAGATCCTAACGGATTCCTGAACGATGCCGGCGCGGCCGTAGGCGTCGATAAGGGAAACAAACATGTCCTCAGAGCAGGGGAGGCCTTTCTTGGGGGCGTCGAGGACGATCAAGCGAGCATGGTTGAGCTTCGAGAAGCGACCAAGGATCTGCACCATCTTGAGTGTGGTGCCTGCGTCGTGGACGAAGAGCCCGGCCCGCTCAACCCATCGAAAGAAGCGGAGGGCCTGGTCGGGGGAAGAGGAGGTGCCATGGAGGATGTTCCAGACGAGAGAGGAATCCATGTGTGGGGCCACTGAGCGGATCGAGTTCTGGAGACGGGTGGTCCAGGCCCGGTTGCTAATCATCCTGATGATTATTGTTTCGGGCTTTTCCGGGGAGTGCTGATGGGCTTTGTTTGCTGGGAGTGGTGTATCGGGTAGGGTGGATGGGTTTTGGGGTTCGGAGGAGGTGGCGCCTGGAGGTGGAGGAGGGGGAGgtgggtggtggtggtggtcgTCGGGCTCGGAGAGAGGCTCGGCGGTGGAAGTGGAGGAGAAGCGGGGGAAGGGTAGTTTGGGAATGATGAAAGTTGGTCTCCATTGGAGAAGCTTGGAATTTGAGAGGAAACCCATGGATATGAGATTTGGGAATGGAAATTGGAGATTGTCGAGAGTGGGTTTTAGTGTCGAGAGTGAACGAGTGAAGTGAGGAATAGTTGGATGCAGCAGCCAAAAATGGGGGAGGACAGCACTCTGAGGCTTAAGACTTTTGGTGGTTAGGGTTTAACACTTACAGCAGCCCagtcttcttttctttttgctgctttatttatttattatttttttttttttggttttggtGACATCACTATTAGAATttgttaataaataaaagagtaaatGTCCTTTACGGTCCCTAATGATTTGCCTGATGGACTTCCCACTCCCTAAGAAATCTAAATACCCAAATCGATCCCTATCTATTATGATTTCAGTACGTTCCAGTCCCAGCAACTGGATCCGAGCAGGTCACTGGCTGATGTGTCAGTAACTTGTCCACGTGGGTTTCTCTCCTTCATAATTGGGACAAATCGCCCCTGTACCTTTGTTGAAACGCTGCGTTTCATTATGAGCGTTATCTCCTGGGTGTTCATAGTTATTTAGAgttttttctttattcttcaTTGTCTTTATTGTGTGTAGAGTGAAGATAAAGGGTTTTCTCCTGAAGAACAATATGGCTATGAAAGTCAGAGACTCTTCTTCACGAACCGTGGAGGAAAGCAATGTAGCTGGAAAGAATTTGTACTGGAGTCCGACTCTGGGTTCCACTGGGAGTATAGGAGAAAAGGCAAACCAAGGCAAGAAAAGATTTGTAGCACCCAGATGTCACTGTGGCACATATGCAATATTGTTTCAATCTAGCACTGCAGAAAATTCGAACagactttttttttgttgctcTTATTTTAAGGTAATCATTTTTCAATTTTagttttgtttcaaaatttcttgCCATTACCATGGAGTGTTATTTGTTACAGACCACATCTCCACATTGCAAATACTTTGCTTGGCTTGATGAATATGTTGAGTCATATTCACATAAAGCTTATGTCAATCAGAATGGTGTGGTTGAAAGTTTGAAGGCGATGGAAGAAAGATTGGAGGCACTGGAAGTAATGATAGCAAAgcagaaaattgaaaaaacatTTGGAGGCAACACTAAATGCAGAACATTAACCACTTTTTTAATTGGAATTGCAGTTACACTTATAATTTCATCAATTTGCAGTGGGTTAATTGAGAAAAATGTGAATTTGATCTAGTGTGCAAAGTTATGTAAATAGAAGACAACTACTTAatgtatttttgttgaaattCATTGCTTGTATGAAGACAACAACTGATGTTATGATTATTTACTCTAATATAGTGatacttaatttattttatttcatgtagttattaaaatttaaaatagtgtATTGAGATATTATCATATTGtattattatgagtttgtgaaACACATGTCTATGAAGATAACAATGTaaataaatattcaaatctGTGAGAAATTTGGAATTGCACTCCAATTCCTGAGAGTTTTATAAAAGTTGAAACCAACATATAAAGTGATTAAGTGATTCACAAACCAAAGCATGAGTATTTTACAAAAAGTTCACTCCAAAATATGACCTACTCCAGAGTTTCACTCAGAAGACCATGTGTGTTTTTTCAACTTGATactaaaacaaaaacaaaaaaaattgactgTATCTCTAAATCAATATCGAGTATTATGTAGACTTCAAATCAGAACCTAATCATAACATCAACACTATAACCAAAATAACTAAGACAGAATCTCCCCCTAAACCAAAGTTCTACATTTCCTAAACAACATAATATCCATATAGCAAGTTCTTTTACTGTTTTTTTGGTGGAGGCTTCATTCCTGGAGTTGGAATGAACTTGAATAGCCTTGATGAGGTCCCAGTGCTAGCTGCTGCCAAAGTTTCATTGGAGATTGCATGAGAGGTTCTCTCTAAGCCTTGTCCTTCTGGTTGGGCTTGTATATTGTGAGGAGGTTCGTTGGGTTGCACTAGAGGACCTGGGGGCCTTTTGACACTCTGTTTGGGCATAAACTTTGGTGCTGCATAATGGGGCTGAGCCTTTGATGCCTGAGTTGTGGCCTGATTCATTGGAGTTGTTTGATCAATTCCTAGAACCTGGTAAAACAATAGTGAATCACATTTGGACTCCAAACTACATCTTTTGTGTTCAAAAAAAGTAAAGAACTATGGTGTGTCTATTTACCTCTGCAGTTGGGGCATTTTGTGAAATGTTTATCTCATCTGGCTCTACATGCGGCCTCTTTGgcatttttttcttgtttttcctaGCCATATCCTGTATGACAGAAACATGTTTCGCGGCCACATATGTTTTCAAATATTAACTCATTGTGAATACTCAAAGACACAACCCAAAATGTATACGAGTTACAAAATACTTGTCCAAAGAAAAAAACTTACAAGAGGGTCCAGGTGAATAGGTTCAGGTTCTTCAACATGTATGTTATTTACACCACCATCAATACCAGCCACATTCCCTATAGGGGGAGGGGCAGGAGCTAAATTTTCAGTCATCACAACCAAAGCTTTGCTAGCCGcttttgctttctttctttttggttGCCAGTCGGGTTTAGCTGGTGCTCCATTGCATGTTTTATAATAATGCTCCTTCTCCCCGCATTTGCTACACGTTACCTGAAAAGTTCTTCTCACTTTGTCGCCAATCACTGGAGGGGGAGGGGGTGCACCGGAATCAATCCTGCGTTTCTTTGGATGACCAGCTGGTCTTACTATTCTGGAGGGTTGTGGCTTTGGATGGTTTGTCTTCTCCCAAAATTCTTTGCTGTTCACCGGATTTACACACAAGTCATATGTTTTCCTCACAGCATCCATAGTGAGATAAGGGCTCACAAAGTCTTCGGCAGCCTTAATTCTCAACTTAGAGATAGCAGCAACTGCGTGGACACATGGCATCCCTATACAACAGcaataaaaatatgaatatgATACGCTAAAAATGTGAAAATAACAAGACAAGAATTATAATTAATGTTTACCTGTCAACTGTCATGCATTGCAAGTGCATGTATGTTGTTGGAGATTGACACCCAATTTGTGTTTTCCCCTAGTAACTTCAAATAGAACCCTGTCATTATCTCCGCTCCATTGTGCATTCCATTTATGACTCTGTGGTTTAATGTGCTTGTCAAGTCTCCACTGCTGTGCTGGTGCCAGTTTTCCAGTGCACCTCCCTAAAATTCTCTTGTGCTTGGCCATCTTTTTCATTATTGTACACCTTATCTCTTCACACATTGTTAGAATCGGCTTCTCCCTAGCCTCAACTATCATAGAATTCCAAACCTCACACATGTTATTGGTGAGGCTGTCATTCTTCGGACCATAACTGAAATATGCCTTGCACCAAGCTGCTGGGTCAAATTGATTCATATACTCCCATCCTCCGCATCACTCACTTTTAAACTTCTCCATTGATGCTTTGAACTGCACCTGAGTAGTGCACTTGGCAGCATGCCATAACAGTCCCTTTACCTGCTTGTTATTGAATTTTTGTTGAAGATTCTTCCAAATGTGCAACACACAATTTCTATGATGTGCATAGGGCATGACTTCCTTTGTTGCACGCATAAGTCCCTACAAGTTTGGTTTAAAAACCAAATATAAATCCTTTATAATTGCTACAGACATCTAATTATACATCAATTGCTGGCAATAGAAGTCACTGGTATAAACCAATTATAAGTCATAAACTAATTATAATTTAGTTATATTGTGCAGAATTGCATTTTATTAAACTGAAAAAGGCATGCCAATTATAATTGTTACAAACATATAATTATAATCCAAGATGTGCAACAGAAGTCTATAGCCATAAACTAATTATAAGTCAATTATATTGTGCAGAATTGCATTTATAAAACTGAAAATGGCATGCCAATTATAATTGTTACAAACATCTAATTATAATCCAACATGTGCAACAGAAGTCTATAGCCATAAACTAATTTTAAGTCAATTATATTGTGCAGAATTGCATTTATAAAACTGAAAACGGCATGCCAATTATAATTGTTACAAACATCTAATTATAATCCAACATGTGCAACAGAAGTCTATATCTAATAAGACAATTATCTTGTGCAGACTTGTATTTATAAAACAATATCTAATAATCTAAACAATATCTACACTATAATCCAAATAAACTCTGCAGAATTATAATCAATATCAGAATAGGTTGGCAAATGTTGTTACCTTCTGTTGGTCGGACATGAGATTCCATCCACGCACTTGATGGTCTCCCAAATCATCCTGAAGTCGAGTTAAGAACCACATCCAGTTCTCTGTATTCTCTACTCTTGTAACAGCATATGCAATAACGAATACATGGTTGTTAGCATCAAGTGACATTGCAGTTAAGAGTTGGCCTCCATAATACCCCTTTAAAAAGCATCCATCTAGGCCTATTAGTGGTCTACAACCCTTAACAAACCCATTTCTACACGCATCTAAGCATATGTAAATTTTGTCAAACAGCGGTAGAGATTGCAGAATTGGGTCAACACACATGTCAGCCGTGCTACCTGGGTTACTCCTGTGCAACTCTTGTAAATAATCCCACAACTTCCCATATTGTGCCTTGTCATTCCCAACAACAATTTCCCTAGCTGCTTTCAAAGCCCTTTGGATCATTTTTGGATGGACCTGAACATTGTAGTCCTGTTTCATATGCTCCGTTGCTTCCCTCGGTGTCAGCTTAGGCTGTGTTGCCAACCTTTTTTCCAGCTTATCTGTGACCCATGCCCTATCGGCCAAATTGCTTCCATAATCCCTTCCACATGTATGCTTGTTGTGAAATGTTTTTATCTCAAATGCCATTGTTTTTGAGTTCCTTGCCACATATATTAACCATGGACAGTTCTCCCCCGCACATCTAGCCCTGACCCTCTCCTTCTCATTCTTGATATACATGCAATCTCTTCCATCCCAAACAAATACATCCTTCAAGGCCTTCTTAAATATCTCCATAGTCGAAAATTGCATTCCAAGCTCAAACCGAACCTCTCCATATTCATTTTCTTCATTGAAATCAAGTCCGTGCATTGTTCTCTCATCCTCAGAAGATACCGGGGTATGACACTCTT from Arachis stenosperma cultivar V10309 chromosome 9, arast.V10309.gnm1.PFL2, whole genome shotgun sequence encodes the following:
- the LOC130949435 gene encoding uncharacterized protein LOC130949435, which produces MAESYDFLGDINTKKLWWSFKVYIIRIWELPSKFNEKEVQSIEMILQDSKGNRMIASIPKALVQKWSDVIAEVVGKEDPRDLVTTKGKETKRMVIVLEDLEHNKIDCILFGKMVDQILPHLEDGTVEPVIVLLQFFKAIQWNGKTSLQSHFEVSKIHINSQLKEIETFKNRLLSDAPATTSVRISQISSQSRWSTVDELTQGDIAVKTIEQVLNCEKEGPTWITGTIVAINAGKKDWYYKSCRNCPKKVDTPIGNRYECDKCGHTHGSAALRFKVEVMVYDGTGSINLLLWDREMAEGDDEYPPTLNNIMDRKLLLKINVKSANIKQFDQIYTVMKICDDEEIIEKNTQSVLSAEPSTNTEGGCSNSVHVSADVNLKNDCDPEYNLLATKAGKLCILSMFCISVLVLNVLPWNVIAVNYYMNN
- the LOC130947415 gene encoding pentatricopeptide repeat-containing protein At2g37230-like, with the translated sequence MGFLSNSKLLQWRPTFIIPKLPFPRFSSTSTAEPLSEPDDHHHHPPPPPPPPGATSSEPQNPSTLPDTPLPANKAHQHSPEKPETIIIRMISNRAWTTRLQNSIRSVAPHMDSSLVWNILHGTSSSPDQALRFFRWVERAGLFVHDAGTTLKMVQILGRFSKLNHARLIVLDAPKKGLPCSEDMFVSLIDAYGRAGIVQESVRIFQKMKELGVDRTVKSYDALFKVILRRGRYMMAKRYYNAMLREGIEPTRHTYHLLLWGMFLSLRLDSAIRFYDEMKSRDILPDVVTYNTMINGYFRFKNVDEAEKLFAEMKGRGDTVPNVISYTTMLKGYVGAGRVDDAARIFEEMKSCGVKPNAVTFTTLLPALSDAGKAAEAKNVLREMVDRYIAPKDNSIFMKLLSCQCECGDLDAAGDVLKGMIRLSIPTEAGHYGVLIENFCKANVYDKAVKLLDKLIEKEIILRPQSSFDMEPSAYNLMIKYLYENGQTAKAETFFRQLMKKGVQDSVSFNNLIHGHSKEGNPDSAFEILKIMGRRGVARDADSYRLLIESYLRKGEPADAKTALDSMLESGHVPESTLFRSVMESLFEDGRVQTASRVMKCMVEKEIKENMDLVSKILEALLMRGHVEEALGRIELLNQNGFEPNLDHLLSVLCEKEKTIAALKLFDFALERDYIVGFSIYDKVLDALLAVGKTLNAYSILCKILEKRSGTDWSSRDELIKSLNREGNTKQADILSRMIKGTEGTPLKREGKKKFAPAT